Proteins encoded within one genomic window of Bombus vancouverensis nearcticus chromosome 4, iyBomVanc1_principal, whole genome shotgun sequence:
- the Lap1 gene encoding leucine rich repeat containing protein 7 lap1 isoform X5, whose amino-acid sequence MGSAWWQCAACLRTQEEDICELHLNNCNLYDVPPDVFIYERTLEKLYLDANRIKDLPRPLFQCHELRVLSLSDNEVTTLPPAIASLINLEYLDLSKNSIKELPDSIKECKNLRSIDISVNPFERFPDAITHIVGLRELYINDAYIEYLPANFGRLSALKTLELRENNLMTLPKSMSRLINLQRLDIGNNDFTELPEVVGDLINLTELWIDGNDIRRVPLNINQLYRLNHFDCTMNAIHIIPSEVEGWRDISIMHLSSNEIYQLPDSLCYLRTIVTLKVDDNQLNALPNDIGQMSSLEELIVTKNFLEYLPSSIGLLRKLHCLNVDNNYLRCLPPEIGSCTALSLLSLRSNNLTRVPPELGHLSSLKVLNLVNNCIKFLPVSMLNLSNLKALWLSDNQSQPLVPLQQEFNCEEDMMVLSCFMLPQKPRQELEQVTPAVGLISSSIVGTGKRICFAAEVESEIPRQLHRAPTPYPKELRNLARHARNLHHQSAHDQRDSHSSLSPIEHYTSKACKNNSSMDIGTEQSVSEESSDEANKTVLAKEKSPDIREAKYIRNPTSEYLSKTPTVADYVNSTWKPDEYSKANTAKIVESDKFIEPYKTMPIAANNKNTDHVQVSKVNEVPPVPPPYHIAAAFSKKAALFQQLNQSPLDSSTMAPPPIDMNISNSKISQGMEIQNYDGEPFKVEEHLYNDKFVLNNTDMTNTSSNDGNINSFSGTDQHTLTDSIDPAAQSLEGDRSLKPSRIPILKTKHLESTNSISNSDLSNKCTNSSVEDYEASKILNASCIPTSPITGKKYRSPLSMQPKVSDRPKKIINGSVSNNNTSCDNLSINAINSSPVTNSNMEGISKTSSIETTNTNSSINIKNETSSGRSTPILANNKFLNEVTNSNIDNYKVAGLNESLHSERKPRFKWMFGPHKNANVLPVQVKKNPGLGFSIAGGVAGAETGIIVTKVNPDGPAQGTLRPGDKILEVDGIDFTKSDHNNAVAVLRATGAVVSMMISRHQ is encoded by the exons ATGGGTAGTGCTTGGTGGCAGTGTGCTGCATGTTTGAGAACACAAGAAGAAGATATCTGCGAGTTGCATTTGAATAATTGTAATCTTTATGATGTACCACCTGACGTGTTCATTTATGAAAGGACATTAGAGAAATTGTATCTTGATGCCAATAgg ATAAAGGATCTTCCAAGGCCACTGTTTCAGTGCCATGAATTACGAGTACTTTCTCTCAGTGATAATGAAGTCACAACATTACCACCCGCCATAGCATCATTAATTaacttggaatatttagacCTCAGTAAAAATA gTATTAAAGAGCTACCAGATAGTATAAAAGAGTGTAAAAATCTTCGTTCTATAGATATCAGTGTTAATCCATTTGAACGTTTCCCTGATGCTATTACACATATTGTTGGATTAAGAGAATTGTATATAAATGATgcatatatagaatatttaccAGCAAATTTTGGAAGACTTTCAGCTTTGAAAACATTAGAACTTAGGGAAAATAACTTGATGACATTACCAAAGAGTATGAGCCGTTTAATAAATTTGCAAAGACTTGATATTGGTAATAATGATTTCACTGAATTG cCTGAAGTTGTTGGGGATCTTATCAATCTCACTGAATTGTGGATAGATGGTAATGATATTAGACGTGTACCACTCAACATTAATCAGCTTTACCGTTTAAATCATTTTGACTGTACAATGAATGCAAttcatattataccatcagaaGTAGAAGGATGGAGAGATATTTCGATTATGCATCTTTCATCAAATGAAATTTATCAGTTACCAGATTCCCTTTGTTATCTACGTACAATTGTGACTCTTAAAGTTGATGACAATCAATTGAATGCACTGCCAAATGACATTGGACAAATGTCAAGCTTAGAGGAGCTTATAGTTACTAAGAACTTCCTTGAATATTTGCCATCATCAATAGGACTTTTGCGAAAATTACATTGTTTAAATGTAGACAATAATTACTTGAGGTGCCTTCCACCAGAGATTGGAAGTTGCACAGCATTATCATTGCTATCATTGAGGTCGAACAATCTAACTCGAGTTCCACCTGAATTGGGACATCTATCCTCTTTAAAAGTACTCAATCTTGTAAACAATTGCATCAAATTTTTGCCTGTTTCTATGTTGAATTTGAGTAATTTGAAAGCATTATGGCTGAGCGACAATCAAAGTCAACCATTAGTGCCATTGCAGCAGGAATTCAATTGTGAAGAGGACATGATGGTGTTAAGTTGCTTTATGCTTCCACAAAAACCGCGGCAAGAACTTGAAC AAGTAACACCAGCTGTAGGATTAATTTCAAGTTCGATTGTTGGTACTGGAAAAAGAATATGTTTTGCTGCTGAGGTAGAATCTGAAATCCCTAGACAACTTCATCGAGCACCGACTCCCTACCCTAAAGAGCTGCGCAACCTTGCTAGGCATGCCCGAAATTTGCATCATCAATCAGCGCATGATCAAAGA GATTCACACTCATCGTTATCACCAATTGAACATTATACATCAAAGGCATGCAAGAATAATAGTTCTATGGATATTGGAACAGAGCAATCTGTTTCAGAAGAATCTTCCGATGAAGCAAACAAGACCGTACTTGCAAAAGAAAAAAGTCCGGATATCCGAGAAGCAAAATATATTCGCAATCCCACGTCTGAGTATCTTTCTAAAACTCCAACAGTAGCAGATTATGTAAATTCTACTTGGAAACCGGATGAGTACTCGAAGGCAAACACAGCAAAAATTGTTGAATCAGACAAATTTATTGAACCCTATAAGACTATGCCTATTGCCGCGAACAACAAAAATACCGATCATGTTCAAGTGTCGAAAGTAAATGAAGTTCCACCCGTCCCGCCACCGTACCATATTGCAGCCGCATTTTCAAAAAAGGCGGCACTTTTTCAGCAATTGAATCAAT CTCCATTAGACTCGTCAACGATGGCTCCTCCACCAATTGATATGAACATATCAAATTCGAAAATATCGCAGGGAATGGAAATACAAAATTATGATGGAGAACCATTTAAAGTTGAAGAGCATTTATACAATGACAAATTTGTGTTGAATAATACAGATATGACAAACACCTCAAGTAACGATGGAAATATAAACTCTTTTAGTGGCACCGATCAACACACGTTAACGGATTCGATCGATCCAGCAGCACAGTCATTAGAAGGAGATCGATCGTTAAAACCAAGTAGAATTCCTATTTTAAAGACGAAACATTTGGAAAGTACGAATTCTATTTCAAATAGCGATCTATCGAACAAATGTACAAATTCTTCTGTTGAAGACTATGAAGCTTCAAAGATATTGAACGCATCGTGTATACCAACATCTCCTATAACTGGGAAAAAATATCGAAGTCCGCTATCTATGCAACCTAAAGTTTCGGATCGACCAAAAAAGATAATAAACGGATctgtttcaaataataatacttccTGTGATAATTTATCCATAAATGCAATAAACTCGAGTCCAGTTACAAATTCAAATATGGAAggaatttcaaaaacttcatcTATCGAAACGACGAATACGAACAGTTCGATCaacataaaaaatgaaactagcTCTGGTCGAAGTACTCCAATTCTagcgaataataaatttttaaatgagGTGACCAATTCTAACATTGATAATTATAAAGTTGCTGGACTGAATGAGTCATTACATTCAGAAAGAAAACCAAGATTTAAATGGATGTTTGGGCCGCACAAAAATGCTAACGTA TTGCCTGTTCAAGTGAAAAAAAATCCAGGTCTTGGTTTCAGCATTGCTGGTGGAGTGGCAGGCGCAGAAACc GGAATAATTGTGACTAAAGTGAATCCAGATGGTCCAGCACAAGGTACCCTTCGACCAGGAGATAAGATCTTAGAAGTCGATGGTATAGATTTCACTAAATCTGATCATAACAATGCTGTCGCTGTCCTTCGAGCAACCGGAGCAGTAGTATCTATGATGATTAGTCGTCATCAATGA
- the Lap1 gene encoding leucine rich repeat containing protein 7 lap1 isoform X3, translated as MGSAWWQCAACLRTQEEDICELHLNNCNLYDVPPDVFIYERTLEKLYLDANRIKDLPRPLFQCHELRVLSLSDNEVTTLPPAIASLINLEYLDLSKNSIKELPDSIKECKNLRSIDISVNPFERFPDAITHIVGLRELYINDAYIEYLPANFGRLSALKTLELRENNLMTLPKSMSRLINLQRLDIGNNDFTELPEVVGDLINLTELWIDGNDIRRVPLNINQLYRLNHFDCTMNAIHIIPSEVEGWRDISIMHLSSNEIYQLPDSLCYLRTIVTLKVDDNQLNALPNDIGQMSSLEELIVTKNFLEYLPSSIGLLRKLHCLNVDNNYLRCLPPEIGSCTALSLLSLRSNNLTRVPPELGHLSSLKVLNLVNNCIKFLPVSMLNLSNLKALWLSDNQSQPLVPLQQEFNCEEDMMVLSCFMLPQKPRQELEQVTPAVGLISSSIVGTGKRICFAAEVESEIPRQLHRAPTPYPKELRNLARHARNLHHQSAHDQRMHLEQETMIKEAIIATTTLDLTSKSGTCLSQSLFNKDSHSSLSPIEHYTSKACKNNSSMDIGTEQSVSEESSDEANKTVLAKEKSPDIREAKYIRNPTSEYLSKTPTVADYVNSTWKPDEYSKANTAKIVESDKFIEPYKTMPIAANNKNTDHVQVSKVNEVPPVPPPYHIAAAFSKKAALFQQLNQSPLDSSTMAPPPIDMNISNSKISQGMEIQNYDGEPFKVEEHLYNDKFVLNNTDMTNTSSNDGNINSFSGTDQHTLTDSIDPAAQSLEGDRSLKPSRIPILKTKHLESTNSISNSDLSNKCTNSSVEDYEASKILNASCIPTSPITGKKYRSPLSMQPKVSDRPKKIINGSVSNNNTSCDNLSINAINSSPVTNSNMEGISKTSSIETTNTNSSINIKNETSSGRSTPILANNKFLNEVTNSNIDNYKVAGLNESLHSERKPRFKWMFGPHKNANVLPVQVKKNPGLGFSIAGGVAGAETGIIVTKVNPDGPAQGTLRPGDKILEVDGIDFTKSDHNNAVAVLRATGAVVSMMISRHQ; from the exons ATGGGTAGTGCTTGGTGGCAGTGTGCTGCATGTTTGAGAACACAAGAAGAAGATATCTGCGAGTTGCATTTGAATAATTGTAATCTTTATGATGTACCACCTGACGTGTTCATTTATGAAAGGACATTAGAGAAATTGTATCTTGATGCCAATAgg ATAAAGGATCTTCCAAGGCCACTGTTTCAGTGCCATGAATTACGAGTACTTTCTCTCAGTGATAATGAAGTCACAACATTACCACCCGCCATAGCATCATTAATTaacttggaatatttagacCTCAGTAAAAATA gTATTAAAGAGCTACCAGATAGTATAAAAGAGTGTAAAAATCTTCGTTCTATAGATATCAGTGTTAATCCATTTGAACGTTTCCCTGATGCTATTACACATATTGTTGGATTAAGAGAATTGTATATAAATGATgcatatatagaatatttaccAGCAAATTTTGGAAGACTTTCAGCTTTGAAAACATTAGAACTTAGGGAAAATAACTTGATGACATTACCAAAGAGTATGAGCCGTTTAATAAATTTGCAAAGACTTGATATTGGTAATAATGATTTCACTGAATTG cCTGAAGTTGTTGGGGATCTTATCAATCTCACTGAATTGTGGATAGATGGTAATGATATTAGACGTGTACCACTCAACATTAATCAGCTTTACCGTTTAAATCATTTTGACTGTACAATGAATGCAAttcatattataccatcagaaGTAGAAGGATGGAGAGATATTTCGATTATGCATCTTTCATCAAATGAAATTTATCAGTTACCAGATTCCCTTTGTTATCTACGTACAATTGTGACTCTTAAAGTTGATGACAATCAATTGAATGCACTGCCAAATGACATTGGACAAATGTCAAGCTTAGAGGAGCTTATAGTTACTAAGAACTTCCTTGAATATTTGCCATCATCAATAGGACTTTTGCGAAAATTACATTGTTTAAATGTAGACAATAATTACTTGAGGTGCCTTCCACCAGAGATTGGAAGTTGCACAGCATTATCATTGCTATCATTGAGGTCGAACAATCTAACTCGAGTTCCACCTGAATTGGGACATCTATCCTCTTTAAAAGTACTCAATCTTGTAAACAATTGCATCAAATTTTTGCCTGTTTCTATGTTGAATTTGAGTAATTTGAAAGCATTATGGCTGAGCGACAATCAAAGTCAACCATTAGTGCCATTGCAGCAGGAATTCAATTGTGAAGAGGACATGATGGTGTTAAGTTGCTTTATGCTTCCACAAAAACCGCGGCAAGAACTTGAAC AAGTAACACCAGCTGTAGGATTAATTTCAAGTTCGATTGTTGGTACTGGAAAAAGAATATGTTTTGCTGCTGAGGTAGAATCTGAAATCCCTAGACAACTTCATCGAGCACCGACTCCCTACCCTAAAGAGCTGCGCAACCTTGCTAGGCATGCCCGAAATTTGCATCATCAATCAGCGCATGATCAAAGA ATGCATTTAGAACAGGAGACTATGATCAAAGAAGCTATTATTGCTACAACTACTCTGGACCTTACCTCAAAATCTGGGACCTGTCTTTCACAAAGTTTATTTAATAAG GATTCACACTCATCGTTATCACCAATTGAACATTATACATCAAAGGCATGCAAGAATAATAGTTCTATGGATATTGGAACAGAGCAATCTGTTTCAGAAGAATCTTCCGATGAAGCAAACAAGACCGTACTTGCAAAAGAAAAAAGTCCGGATATCCGAGAAGCAAAATATATTCGCAATCCCACGTCTGAGTATCTTTCTAAAACTCCAACAGTAGCAGATTATGTAAATTCTACTTGGAAACCGGATGAGTACTCGAAGGCAAACACAGCAAAAATTGTTGAATCAGACAAATTTATTGAACCCTATAAGACTATGCCTATTGCCGCGAACAACAAAAATACCGATCATGTTCAAGTGTCGAAAGTAAATGAAGTTCCACCCGTCCCGCCACCGTACCATATTGCAGCCGCATTTTCAAAAAAGGCGGCACTTTTTCAGCAATTGAATCAAT CTCCATTAGACTCGTCAACGATGGCTCCTCCACCAATTGATATGAACATATCAAATTCGAAAATATCGCAGGGAATGGAAATACAAAATTATGATGGAGAACCATTTAAAGTTGAAGAGCATTTATACAATGACAAATTTGTGTTGAATAATACAGATATGACAAACACCTCAAGTAACGATGGAAATATAAACTCTTTTAGTGGCACCGATCAACACACGTTAACGGATTCGATCGATCCAGCAGCACAGTCATTAGAAGGAGATCGATCGTTAAAACCAAGTAGAATTCCTATTTTAAAGACGAAACATTTGGAAAGTACGAATTCTATTTCAAATAGCGATCTATCGAACAAATGTACAAATTCTTCTGTTGAAGACTATGAAGCTTCAAAGATATTGAACGCATCGTGTATACCAACATCTCCTATAACTGGGAAAAAATATCGAAGTCCGCTATCTATGCAACCTAAAGTTTCGGATCGACCAAAAAAGATAATAAACGGATctgtttcaaataataatacttccTGTGATAATTTATCCATAAATGCAATAAACTCGAGTCCAGTTACAAATTCAAATATGGAAggaatttcaaaaacttcatcTATCGAAACGACGAATACGAACAGTTCGATCaacataaaaaatgaaactagcTCTGGTCGAAGTACTCCAATTCTagcgaataataaatttttaaatgagGTGACCAATTCTAACATTGATAATTATAAAGTTGCTGGACTGAATGAGTCATTACATTCAGAAAGAAAACCAAGATTTAAATGGATGTTTGGGCCGCACAAAAATGCTAACGTA TTGCCTGTTCAAGTGAAAAAAAATCCAGGTCTTGGTTTCAGCATTGCTGGTGGAGTGGCAGGCGCAGAAACc GGAATAATTGTGACTAAAGTGAATCCAGATGGTCCAGCACAAGGTACCCTTCGACCAGGAGATAAGATCTTAGAAGTCGATGGTATAGATTTCACTAAATCTGATCATAACAATGCTGTCGCTGTCCTTCGAGCAACCGGAGCAGTAGTATCTATGATGATTAGTCGTCATCAATGA
- the Lap1 gene encoding leucine rich repeat containing protein 7 lap1 isoform X2 produces the protein MGSAWWQCAACLRTQEEDICELHLNNCNLYDVPPDVFIYERTLEKLYLDANRIKDLPRPLFQCHELRVLSLSDNEVTTLPPAIASLINLEYLDLSKNSIKELPDSIKECKNLRSIDISVNPFERFPDAITHIVGLRELYINDAYIEYLPANFGRLSALKTLELRENNLMTLPKSMSRLINLQRLDIGNNDFTELPEVVGDLINLTELWIDGNDIRRVPLNINQLYRLNHFDCTMNAIHIIPSEVEGWRDISIMHLSSNEIYQLPDSLCYLRTIVTLKVDDNQLNALPNDIGQMSSLEELIVTKNFLEYLPSSIGLLRKLHCLNVDNNYLRCLPPEIGSCTALSLLSLRSNNLTRVPPELGHLSSLKVLNLVNNCIKFLPVSMLNLSNLKALWLSDNQSQPLVPLQQEFNCEEDMMVLSCFMLPQKPRQELELTPAVGLISSSIVGTGKRICFAAEVESEIPRQLHRAPTPYPKELRNLARHARNLHHQSAHDQRMHLEQETMIKEAIIATTTLDLTSKSGTCLSQSLFNKDSHSSLSPIEHYTSKACKNNSSMDIGTEQSVSEESSDEANKTVLAKEKSPDIREAKYIRNPTSEYLSKTPTVADYVNSTWKPDEYSKANTAKIVESDKFIEPYKTMPIAANNKNTDHVQVSKVNEVPPVPPPYHIAAAFSKKAALFQQLNQSAPLDSSTMAPPPIDMNISNSKISQGMEIQNYDGEPFKVEEHLYNDKFVLNNTDMTNTSSNDGNINSFSGTDQHTLTDSIDPAAQSLEGDRSLKPSRIPILKTKHLESTNSISNSDLSNKCTNSSVEDYEASKILNASCIPTSPITGKKYRSPLSMQPKVSDRPKKIINGSVSNNNTSCDNLSINAINSSPVTNSNMEGISKTSSIETTNTNSSINIKNETSSGRSTPILANNKFLNEVTNSNIDNYKVAGLNESLHSERKPRFKWMFGPHKNANVLPVQVKKNPGLGFSIAGGVAGAETGIIVTKVNPDGPAQGTLRPGDKILEVDGIDFTKSDHNNAVAVLRATGAVVSMMISRHQ, from the exons ATGGGTAGTGCTTGGTGGCAGTGTGCTGCATGTTTGAGAACACAAGAAGAAGATATCTGCGAGTTGCATTTGAATAATTGTAATCTTTATGATGTACCACCTGACGTGTTCATTTATGAAAGGACATTAGAGAAATTGTATCTTGATGCCAATAgg ATAAAGGATCTTCCAAGGCCACTGTTTCAGTGCCATGAATTACGAGTACTTTCTCTCAGTGATAATGAAGTCACAACATTACCACCCGCCATAGCATCATTAATTaacttggaatatttagacCTCAGTAAAAATA gTATTAAAGAGCTACCAGATAGTATAAAAGAGTGTAAAAATCTTCGTTCTATAGATATCAGTGTTAATCCATTTGAACGTTTCCCTGATGCTATTACACATATTGTTGGATTAAGAGAATTGTATATAAATGATgcatatatagaatatttaccAGCAAATTTTGGAAGACTTTCAGCTTTGAAAACATTAGAACTTAGGGAAAATAACTTGATGACATTACCAAAGAGTATGAGCCGTTTAATAAATTTGCAAAGACTTGATATTGGTAATAATGATTTCACTGAATTG cCTGAAGTTGTTGGGGATCTTATCAATCTCACTGAATTGTGGATAGATGGTAATGATATTAGACGTGTACCACTCAACATTAATCAGCTTTACCGTTTAAATCATTTTGACTGTACAATGAATGCAAttcatattataccatcagaaGTAGAAGGATGGAGAGATATTTCGATTATGCATCTTTCATCAAATGAAATTTATCAGTTACCAGATTCCCTTTGTTATCTACGTACAATTGTGACTCTTAAAGTTGATGACAATCAATTGAATGCACTGCCAAATGACATTGGACAAATGTCAAGCTTAGAGGAGCTTATAGTTACTAAGAACTTCCTTGAATATTTGCCATCATCAATAGGACTTTTGCGAAAATTACATTGTTTAAATGTAGACAATAATTACTTGAGGTGCCTTCCACCAGAGATTGGAAGTTGCACAGCATTATCATTGCTATCATTGAGGTCGAACAATCTAACTCGAGTTCCACCTGAATTGGGACATCTATCCTCTTTAAAAGTACTCAATCTTGTAAACAATTGCATCAAATTTTTGCCTGTTTCTATGTTGAATTTGAGTAATTTGAAAGCATTATGGCTGAGCGACAATCAAAGTCAACCATTAGTGCCATTGCAGCAGGAATTCAATTGTGAAGAGGACATGATGGTGTTAAGTTGCTTTATGCTTCCACAAAAACCGCGGCAAGAACTTGAAC TAACACCAGCTGTAGGATTAATTTCAAGTTCGATTGTTGGTACTGGAAAAAGAATATGTTTTGCTGCTGAGGTAGAATCTGAAATCCCTAGACAACTTCATCGAGCACCGACTCCCTACCCTAAAGAGCTGCGCAACCTTGCTAGGCATGCCCGAAATTTGCATCATCAATCAGCGCATGATCAAAGA ATGCATTTAGAACAGGAGACTATGATCAAAGAAGCTATTATTGCTACAACTACTCTGGACCTTACCTCAAAATCTGGGACCTGTCTTTCACAAAGTTTATTTAATAAG GATTCACACTCATCGTTATCACCAATTGAACATTATACATCAAAGGCATGCAAGAATAATAGTTCTATGGATATTGGAACAGAGCAATCTGTTTCAGAAGAATCTTCCGATGAAGCAAACAAGACCGTACTTGCAAAAGAAAAAAGTCCGGATATCCGAGAAGCAAAATATATTCGCAATCCCACGTCTGAGTATCTTTCTAAAACTCCAACAGTAGCAGATTATGTAAATTCTACTTGGAAACCGGATGAGTACTCGAAGGCAAACACAGCAAAAATTGTTGAATCAGACAAATTTATTGAACCCTATAAGACTATGCCTATTGCCGCGAACAACAAAAATACCGATCATGTTCAAGTGTCGAAAGTAAATGAAGTTCCACCCGTCCCGCCACCGTACCATATTGCAGCCGCATTTTCAAAAAAGGCGGCACTTTTTCAGCAATTGAATCAAT CAGCTCCATTAGACTCGTCAACGATGGCTCCTCCACCAATTGATATGAACATATCAAATTCGAAAATATCGCAGGGAATGGAAATACAAAATTATGATGGAGAACCATTTAAAGTTGAAGAGCATTTATACAATGACAAATTTGTGTTGAATAATACAGATATGACAAACACCTCAAGTAACGATGGAAATATAAACTCTTTTAGTGGCACCGATCAACACACGTTAACGGATTCGATCGATCCAGCAGCACAGTCATTAGAAGGAGATCGATCGTTAAAACCAAGTAGAATTCCTATTTTAAAGACGAAACATTTGGAAAGTACGAATTCTATTTCAAATAGCGATCTATCGAACAAATGTACAAATTCTTCTGTTGAAGACTATGAAGCTTCAAAGATATTGAACGCATCGTGTATACCAACATCTCCTATAACTGGGAAAAAATATCGAAGTCCGCTATCTATGCAACCTAAAGTTTCGGATCGACCAAAAAAGATAATAAACGGATctgtttcaaataataatacttccTGTGATAATTTATCCATAAATGCAATAAACTCGAGTCCAGTTACAAATTCAAATATGGAAggaatttcaaaaacttcatcTATCGAAACGACGAATACGAACAGTTCGATCaacataaaaaatgaaactagcTCTGGTCGAAGTACTCCAATTCTagcgaataataaatttttaaatgagGTGACCAATTCTAACATTGATAATTATAAAGTTGCTGGACTGAATGAGTCATTACATTCAGAAAGAAAACCAAGATTTAAATGGATGTTTGGGCCGCACAAAAATGCTAACGTA TTGCCTGTTCAAGTGAAAAAAAATCCAGGTCTTGGTTTCAGCATTGCTGGTGGAGTGGCAGGCGCAGAAACc GGAATAATTGTGACTAAAGTGAATCCAGATGGTCCAGCACAAGGTACCCTTCGACCAGGAGATAAGATCTTAGAAGTCGATGGTATAGATTTCACTAAATCTGATCATAACAATGCTGTCGCTGTCCTTCGAGCAACCGGAGCAGTAGTATCTATGATGATTAGTCGTCATCAATGA